A portion of the Lysinibacillus timonensis genome contains these proteins:
- a CDS encoding pyridoxamine 5'-phosphate oxidase family protein, producing the protein MSNMMKQDEIETLRELIKDIDMAMLTTATEEGLVSRPMKTQEVEFDGDLWFFTKKETNKVDEIHHNQDVNVAYVGKSYVSVRGKAEIVEDLEKKKKLWSKIYEKIMQTSYEDPNIILIKVNVEAAEYWESGNFIKKIIYYYKRMTGQSSKSTDINETIELN; encoded by the coding sequence ATGTCTAATATGATGAAACAAGATGAAATTGAGACATTAAGAGAGTTAATTAAAGATATAGACATGGCTATGTTAACTACTGCTACTGAAGAAGGGCTCGTTTCTCGTCCCATGAAAACACAAGAAGTAGAGTTTGATGGTGACTTATGGTTTTTCACAAAAAAAGAGACGAATAAAGTTGATGAAATACATCACAATCAAGATGTTAACGTTGCCTATGTGGGGAAATCTTATGTATCCGTGCGTGGAAAAGCGGAAATCGTAGAAGATTTAGAGAAGAAAAAGAAATTGTGGAGTAAAATATATGAGAAAATCATGCAAACATCTTATGAAGATCCAAACATCATCTTAATAAAAGTAAATGTAGAAGCAGCCGAATATTGGGAATCAGGCAATTTCATTAAGAAGATTATCTATTACTACAAACGTATGACAGGGCAAAGTTCTAAATCGACAGACATTAATGAAACGATTGAATTGAATTAA
- a CDS encoding CoA-acylating methylmalonate-semialdehyde dehydrogenase: MASTTNMNIIKNYIAGEWVESSTSRTEPVYNPATGEVIAEVPLSTKEDVDRAVQAANEAFKVWSKTPVPQRARILFKYQQLLVDHWDELAQLVTIENGKNLTEAYGEVQRGIECVEFAAGAPTLMMGKQLPDIATGIESGMYRYPIGVIGGITPFNFPMMVPCWMFPLAIACGNTFVLKPSERTPLLAARLVELFEEAGLPKGVLNIVNGAHDVVNGLLEHKFVKAISFVGSQPVAEYVYKKGTENLKRVQALAGAKNHSIVLNDADLENATKQIIGAAFGSAGERCMAASVVTVQEEIADELIERLVEEANNIVIGNGLDEEVFLGPVIRESNKLRTLRYIELGIEEGAQLVRDGRKDESVKGNGYFVGPTIFDNVTQEMKIWQDEIFAPVLSIIRVKTLAEAIDIANSSRFANGACIYTDSSSSVREFRENIDSGMLGVNIGVPAPMAFFPFSGWKDSFYGDLHANGPDGVEFYTRKKMVTARY, translated from the coding sequence ATGGCAAGCACAACGAACATGAATATAATTAAAAACTATATCGCTGGAGAATGGGTAGAGTCATCTACAAGTCGAACAGAACCTGTCTATAATCCTGCAACAGGAGAAGTAATTGCAGAAGTTCCTTTATCAACAAAAGAAGATGTTGATAGAGCAGTCCAAGCTGCAAATGAAGCATTTAAGGTGTGGTCCAAAACACCGGTCCCACAACGTGCTCGTATTCTATTTAAGTACCAACAATTACTGGTGGATCATTGGGATGAACTGGCCCAATTAGTGACAATTGAAAATGGGAAAAACCTAACTGAGGCATATGGAGAAGTGCAGCGCGGAATCGAATGCGTGGAATTTGCAGCAGGTGCTCCTACGTTAATGATGGGTAAACAGCTTCCCGATATTGCAACTGGTATTGAGTCGGGTATGTATCGTTATCCAATTGGTGTTATTGGGGGGATTACGCCTTTCAATTTCCCAATGATGGTACCGTGCTGGATGTTCCCGTTAGCTATTGCGTGCGGTAATACATTTGTTCTGAAACCATCTGAACGTACACCACTTTTAGCTGCAAGACTAGTAGAGTTATTTGAAGAAGCTGGATTGCCAAAAGGGGTATTAAACATTGTCAATGGTGCGCACGATGTTGTAAACGGTCTTCTTGAACACAAATTTGTTAAAGCAATTTCGTTTGTCGGATCACAGCCAGTAGCAGAGTACGTTTATAAAAAAGGAACAGAAAACTTAAAACGAGTACAAGCATTAGCAGGTGCTAAAAACCATTCTATTGTGTTAAATGACGCAGATCTAGAAAATGCAACAAAACAAATTATTGGAGCGGCTTTTGGATCTGCTGGTGAGCGTTGTATGGCTGCTTCAGTTGTAACGGTACAAGAAGAAATTGCAGACGAATTAATCGAGCGCTTGGTAGAAGAAGCAAATAATATCGTCATTGGGAACGGATTAGATGAGGAAGTCTTTTTAGGGCCAGTCATTCGTGAAAGCAACAAGTTACGTACACTTCGTTACATCGAATTAGGTATAGAAGAGGGTGCGCAGCTAGTTCGTGATGGTCGTAAAGATGAGAGTGTAAAAGGAAACGGCTACTTTGTAGGACCAACGATTTTCGACAATGTCACACAAGAAATGAAGATTTGGCAAGATGAAATTTTTGCGCCAGTACTCTCTATTATACGTGTAAAAACATTAGCTGAAGCAATTGATATCGCAAACAGTTCACGTTTCGCAAATGGTGCATGTATTTATACAGATAGTAGTTCAAGTGTGCGTGAGTTCCGTGAAAATATTGATTCTGGAATGTTAGGAGTTAACATAGGCGTGCCAGCCCCAATGGCATTCTTCCCGTTCTCTGGCTGGAAAGACTCTTTCTATGGGGATCTTCATGCAAATGGACCAGATGGGGTAGAGTTTTATACAAGAAAGAAAATGGTTACAGCTCGTTATTAA
- a CDS encoding iron-containing alcohol dehydrogenase, translating to MRSYSEFSIPNSVFYGQHSLSRLGEQVQALGKKVLLISDRIIEKIGYVKTCENTLEDLNISYATYLDVNTEPTDVHVGDALQICLKEQCDVIVAIGGGSCIDAAKAVAVLATNGGYIGDYMGGKMPIEKYPIPLIAIPTTAGTGSEVTNVTVITNTSDDIKMMIKHPSFLPKVAIVDPLLTTSTPPNVTAATGLDALCHAIEAYISRRSQPLTDTLALSAIEAILHHLKVAYEDGENTEAREKMAIASMQAGIAFSNASVTLIHGMSRPIGALFHVPHGVSNAMLLPGVLEFTKESAIEELATIGRIISPESTDLPDPELANIAIHGIKQLCSDLNIPNLKTWGIDEQKFQQVVEKMATDAIASGSPANNPKVPTQKEIIELYNYCYHYDFSGSTSSHTS from the coding sequence TTCTTTATCCCGGCTTGGAGAACAAGTGCAGGCTTTAGGAAAGAAAGTGCTACTAATTAGTGATCGTATTATTGAAAAGATAGGTTATGTCAAAACTTGTGAGAACACGCTAGAAGATTTGAATATTTCATACGCTACCTACCTCGATGTTAACACGGAGCCAACAGATGTACATGTGGGCGATGCTCTTCAAATTTGTTTAAAAGAGCAATGCGACGTGATTGTGGCCATAGGTGGAGGAAGTTGTATTGATGCTGCGAAAGCAGTAGCTGTACTAGCAACAAATGGTGGTTATATAGGGGATTACATGGGTGGGAAAATGCCAATCGAAAAGTACCCAATTCCACTGATTGCCATTCCAACTACGGCTGGAACTGGATCAGAAGTGACAAACGTTACCGTCATTACAAATACGAGTGACGATATCAAAATGATGATTAAACATCCATCGTTTTTACCAAAAGTGGCCATTGTGGATCCGTTGCTTACAACTTCTACACCACCAAACGTTACAGCAGCAACTGGACTTGATGCACTCTGTCATGCCATCGAAGCGTATATATCACGCAGGTCTCAACCACTGACGGATACACTTGCTTTATCAGCAATTGAAGCGATTTTACATCATCTAAAGGTAGCATATGAAGACGGAGAAAATACAGAAGCAAGAGAAAAAATGGCGATTGCTTCTATGCAAGCAGGAATCGCATTTAGTAATGCTTCCGTTACACTTATTCATGGAATGTCTCGTCCGATTGGAGCGTTATTCCATGTACCACATGGTGTTTCAAATGCGATGTTACTACCAGGTGTTCTAGAATTTACAAAGGAATCCGCTATTGAGGAACTTGCAACAATAGGACGTATCATTTCTCCAGAATCTACAGATTTACCTGATCCGGAGTTAGCTAATATCGCGATTCATGGAATTAAGCAGCTTTGCAGTGATTTAAATATACCTAATTTGAAAACTTGGGGAATTGATGAACAAAAATTCCAACAGGTAGTTGAAAAGATGGCAACGGATGCTATCGCTAGTGGTAGCCCTGCTAACAATCCGAAAGTGCCGACCCAAAAAGAAATTATTGAGCTATACAACTATTGTTATCATTATGATTTCTCAGGTAGTACCAGCTCGCATACATCTTAA